The Scomber japonicus isolate fScoJap1 chromosome 13, fScoJap1.pri, whole genome shotgun sequence genome includes a window with the following:
- the zpld1a gene encoding zona pellucida-like domain-containing protein 1a, which yields MEHIFLILLLFSKALSGGAQFNGYNCDANFHSRFPAERDISVYCGVQTITLKINFCPVLFSGYTDTDLALNGRHGDAHCRGFINNNTFPTVVIFSISLATLESCGNSLVVSTAQGPNAYGNLSLVQIGNISGYIDTPDPPTIISYLPGLLYKFSCSYPLEYLVNNTQLASSAAAISVKDSNGTFISTLNLLLYNDSSYVQQLSIPMAGLTLKTRVFAAVKATNLDRRWNVLMDYCYTTPSGNPNDDLRYDLFFSCEKDPQTAVFENGKSQMGRFAFEVFRFVKHKNQKMSTVFLHCVTKLCRADDCPMLMPICGSRKKRDVSEEKESNQASGNAVLTAGPIITRSDETPTNNSQLGKPHSVYSPVFQMNTVTSALISGVIILGVMSVCFFIFSLTLLKGKSPPVSTLSGVRNPAFN from the exons ATGGAACATATATTTTTGATTCTTTTACTGTTTAGTAAAGCCTTATCAGGTGGAGCTCAATTCAATGGATACAACTGTGATGCCAACTTTCACAGCCGCTTCCCCG cGGAAAGAGATATCAGTGTGTACTGTGGGGTGCAGACCATCACCCTCAAGATCAACTTCTGCCCCGTCCTCTTCTCTGGCTACACTGACACTGACCTAGCCCTCAATGGTCGCCATGGAGATGCTCACTGCCGCGGATTCATCAATAACAACACTTTTCCCACCGTGGTCATCTTTAGTATCAGCCTGGCGACACTGGAGTCCTGTGGCAATTCCCTCGTG GTCTCCACAGCTCAAGGACCCAACGCTTATGGGAACCTGTCGCTGGTGCAGATTGGGAACATATCAGGGTATATTGACACACCCGATCCCCCCACCATCATCAGCTACCTGCCAGGTCTGCTGTACAAGTTCAGCTGCAGTTACCCACTGGAATACCTGGTCAACAACACACAGCTGGCCTC GTCAGCAGCTGCAATCTCAGTGAAGGACAGCAATGGTACTTTCATCAGCACGTTGAACCTACTGCTTTACAAT GACTCATCGTATGTTCAGCAGCTGTCCATCCCCATGGCAGGACTCACCCTGAAGACACGAGTATTCGCAGCTGTAAAAGCCACTAACCTGGATAGAAG ATGGAACGTTCTCATGGACTACTGCTACACCACTCCCTCCGGAAACCCTAACGATGACCTCCGCTATGATCTGTTCTTTAG CTGTGAAAAAGATCCCCAGACCGCCGTCTTTGAAAATGGCAAGAGCCAAATGGGCCGCTTCGCCTTTGAAGTATTCCGCTTTGTAAAGCACAAGAACCAGAAGATGTCCACCGTCTTCCTTCACTGCGTCACCAAGCTGTGTCGAGCAGATGACTGTCCGATGCTCATGCCT ATCTGTGGCAGCAGGAAAAAGAGAGACGTCTCAGAGGAAAAGGAATCAAACCAAGCATCTGGAAATGCCGTCCTGACTGCCGGGCCCATCATCACTCGGAGTG ATGAAACACCAACCAACAACTCTCAGCTGGGTAAGCCTCATTCTGTCTATT CTCCAGTGTTTCAGATGAACACAGTGACAAGCGCGCTCATCTCAGGCGTGATCATCCTGGGCGTCATGAGCGTTTGcttcttcatcttctccctCACCCTCCTCAAAGGCAAGAGCCCTCCTGTCAGCACGCTGTCTGGAGTCCGCAACCCAGCCTTCAACTGA